The Anabaena sp. WA102 genome contains a region encoding:
- a CDS encoding peroxiredoxin — protein MTLRLGDTVPNFTQASTHGEIDFYAWAGDSWVVLFSHPADFTPVCTTELGTVAKLKPEFDKRNVKAIALSVDDVESHNGWVGDIEETQSTTLNYPILADPDRKVSELYDMIHPNAAATVTVRSVFVIDNNKKLRLTFTYPPSTGRNFDEILRVIDSLQLTDNYSVATPADWKDGEDVVIVPSLKDPEVLKAKFPKGYEEIKPYLRMTPQPNK, from the coding sequence ATGACTCTTCGTCTTGGTGATACAGTACCTAACTTTACTCAAGCCTCCACTCATGGGGAAATTGACTTTTACGCCTGGGCTGGTGATAGCTGGGTGGTACTATTTTCTCATCCTGCTGACTTTACACCAGTTTGCACCACCGAACTAGGAACTGTTGCCAAACTCAAACCAGAATTTGACAAACGCAATGTGAAGGCGATCGCTCTCAGCGTTGATGATGTAGAATCTCATAATGGCTGGGTTGGTGACATTGAAGAAACCCAAAGCACCACTCTCAATTACCCAATTTTGGCAGATCCAGATCGTAAGGTTTCTGAACTTTATGATATGATTCACCCCAACGCAGCGGCTACTGTAACAGTGCGTTCCGTGTTTGTCATTGACAACAACAAAAAACTGCGTCTGACTTTCACCTATCCTCCCAGCACTGGCCGCAACTTTGATGAAATCTTGCGCGTCATTGATTCTCTGCAATTAACTGATAATTACAGTGTTGCTACCCCCGCAGACTGGAAAGATGGTGAAGATGTGGTAATTGTCCCTTCTTTGAAAGATCCTGAAGTCCTCAAAGCCAAGTTTCCTAAAGGTTATGAAGAAATTAAACCTTATTTGCGGATGACTCCTCAACCTAACAAGTAG
- a CDS encoding PAP/fibrillin family protein has translation MNNQILKEKLQATIKRNQAKSDGSPITNLKLDQTLVAEIEQLTAELESLNPQPLIHATALLEGVWQLQYSTAREIRSLDSLPLGLQIGKVYQVINIADNILLRRASHFWGNVSFDNVRGR, from the coding sequence ATGAATAATCAAATTTTGAAAGAGAAATTACAAGCAACAATCAAGAGAAATCAAGCTAAAAGTGATGGTTCTCCTATTACTAATTTAAAGCTTGATCAAACTTTAGTCGCAGAAATTGAACAATTAACAGCCGAATTAGAAAGTCTCAATCCTCAACCTCTCATTCATGCTACAGCTTTATTAGAAGGTGTTTGGCAATTACAATATTCCACAGCCAGAGAAATCCGTTCTTTAGACTCTCTACCATTGGGATTACAAATAGGTAAAGTTTATCAAGTAATTAATATTGCCGATAATATTTTGCTCCGAAGAGCCTCCCATTTCTGGGGTAATGTTAGCTTTGACAATGTTAGAGGTCGGTAA
- a CDS encoding cation diffusion facilitator family transporter, which translates to MTHNHHHHHEHGHHNHNHTPATFSRAFAIGTALNIGFVIVEATYGYLAHSLALFADAGHNLSDVLGLLLAWGASSLARRPPSHRYTYGLRASSILAALANAVVLLLSMGAIAWEAIRRFHDSAPVSGGTIIGVALVGIIINTATALMFMSGRKSDLNIRGAFLHMAADALVSLGVVVAGIVILFTHWLWLDPLVSLVLVGVVVVGTWHLLRDSVNLALDGVPAGIEPRAVKNYLIECPGVSKIHDLHIWAMSTTETALTVHLVMPGGYPGDAFLWEVSQELEHHFGIKHSTIQVETGDSAYPCALEPDHVV; encoded by the coding sequence ATGACACACAACCACCATCATCATCACGAACATGGACACCATAATCACAATCACACCCCAGCAACATTTAGTCGGGCTTTTGCTATTGGCACTGCATTGAATATAGGATTTGTCATCGTTGAAGCCACCTATGGCTACCTAGCACATTCCTTGGCTTTGTTTGCTGATGCGGGTCATAACCTGAGTGATGTATTGGGACTTCTCCTGGCGTGGGGTGCAAGTTCCCTTGCCCGTCGTCCTCCCAGCCACCGCTATACCTATGGATTGCGTGCCTCATCAATTCTAGCAGCTTTAGCCAATGCCGTAGTTTTACTTTTATCTATGGGGGCGATCGCTTGGGAAGCCATTCGTCGTTTTCATGATTCCGCACCAGTATCAGGAGGAACAATTATTGGTGTTGCCCTAGTTGGTATTATCATTAATACTGCTACTGCACTTATGTTTATGTCAGGACGTAAAAGCGACTTAAACATTCGGGGCGCATTTTTACACATGGCTGCTGATGCCCTGGTATCATTGGGAGTTGTGGTAGCCGGAATTGTGATTTTATTCACCCATTGGCTATGGCTTGACCCATTAGTTAGCTTAGTGCTTGTGGGAGTCGTCGTGGTCGGCACGTGGCATTTACTCAGAGACTCTGTAAATTTAGCACTTGATGGCGTACCAGCAGGAATTGAACCCCGTGCCGTGAAAAATTACTTAATTGAATGTCCTGGAGTGTCGAAAATCCACGATCTTCATATCTGGGCTATGAGTACAACCGAAACCGCACTCACAGTTCATTTAGTCATGCCAGGAGGTTATCCTGGTGATGCTTTCTTATGGGAAGTTTCCCAGGAACTCGAACACCATTTTGGGATCAAACACTCTACTATTCAGGTAGAAACAGGCGATTCAGCTTATCCCTGCGCCTTAGAACCAGATCACGTTGTGTGA
- a CDS encoding S-layer homology domain-containing protein, with protein MFSRNYPAVFLSFAVLLSLTACANSQSAKNLEQSLAADPQLQNNPVPFGKPQSQQTTPNPNTSTIKLPADFPADIPIYPNAKLEEVTPANSENKISIRWQSADPSNIITSFYRQQFQAKNWQIVQQPQDDVDGTFSAKRNDLLINVTIKPQTVTKAEPNQPQTATKLLIEYSSNSPTTSTNPVTPSDNPEFIGPVLPKTDNTNVVTQPTLQPTTQPETLTTQEFTDIQKAPPEWRSHIQDLATLGVLSIEPKTNEFLPDKIITRREYARWLVAANNAMYANNPAKQIRLASSSTQPAFRDILTKDPDFPVIQGLAEAGLIPSALSGDATAVLFRPDAPLTREQLILWKVPLDTRQALPAANLEAVKQTWGFQDAGSIEPKALKAVLADFQNAEQSNIRRVFGYTTLFQPKKPVTRAEASSALWYFGTQGEGISATEALKLKR; from the coding sequence GTGTTTTCCCGTAACTACCCTGCTGTATTCCTGAGTTTTGCTGTTTTACTATCCTTAACAGCCTGTGCTAACAGTCAATCTGCTAAAAACCTAGAACAATCATTAGCGGCTGACCCTCAGTTGCAAAATAATCCTGTTCCCTTTGGCAAACCTCAGAGTCAGCAAACAACACCAAACCCCAACACATCAACAATTAAATTACCGGCTGATTTTCCCGCAGATATTCCCATTTACCCCAACGCCAAACTAGAGGAAGTTACACCAGCTAATTCCGAAAATAAAATATCAATTCGTTGGCAAAGTGCAGATCCCAGTAATATAATCACCAGCTTTTACCGCCAGCAATTTCAGGCTAAAAACTGGCAAATTGTCCAACAGCCTCAAGATGATGTAGATGGGACTTTTTCCGCCAAACGCAATGATTTACTCATCAATGTCACAATTAAACCACAAACTGTTACTAAAGCTGAACCCAATCAACCGCAAACAGCTACTAAATTATTAATTGAATATTCGTCCAATTCTCCAACTACGTCTACTAACCCAGTTACCCCTTCAGATAATCCAGAATTTATCGGTCCAGTATTACCTAAGACTGATAATACTAACGTAGTCACCCAGCCAACCCTACAGCCAACCACCCAACCGGAAACCTTAACAACTCAGGAATTTACTGATATTCAAAAAGCACCCCCAGAATGGCGCTCTCATATTCAAGATTTAGCTACATTAGGTGTTTTATCTATCGAACCAAAAACCAACGAATTTCTCCCTGATAAAATTATCACCCGTCGGGAATATGCCCGCTGGTTAGTTGCAGCTAATAATGCCATGTATGCGAATAATCCAGCCAAACAAATTCGGTTAGCATCCTCCAGCACTCAACCAGCTTTTAGGGATATCTTAACCAAAGATCCCGATTTTCCAGTCATTCAAGGATTAGCCGAAGCTGGTTTAATTCCCAGTGCTTTATCTGGAGATGCCACAGCGGTTTTATTCCGTCCTGATGCACCCTTGACACGAGAACAATTAATCCTCTGGAAAGTTCCTTTAGATACTCGCCAAGCCTTACCCGCTGCTAATTTAGAAGCCGTTAAACAAACTTGGGGTTTTCAAGATGCAGGTAGTATTGAACCGAAAGCATTAAAAGCAGTTTTGGCTGATTTCCAGAACGCTGAACAATCAAATATTCGCCGAGTTTTTGGCTATACAACCCTATTTCAACCCAAAAAACCTGTAACTCGTGCTGAAGCCAGTTCAGCTTTATGGTATTTCGGTACTCAAGGTGAGGGAATATCTGCAACGGAAGCTTTAAAGCTGAAAAGGTGA
- a CDS encoding peptidoglycan-binding domain-containing protein has protein sequence MWCGLNKSRVTIALTCIVAASVVSSDMTFAARQRNYKPDEFRSVLRGLGYNVKVKKDPLTDEETKKAITEFQTGYKLKVDGKAGPQTQDQAAMIVQILQANLNTVLKPKTLLPRDQFYSPQLEELVKEYQKKHQLSETGIADLQLRQKINEEVKTIITKPVTKPEPTVTPTAKPTVTPTAKPTAKPTVKPTTKPTTKPTVKPTVKPTVKPTATATPTPTPTATPTLTPTP, from the coding sequence ATGTGGTGTGGTTTAAACAAGTCTAGAGTAACTATAGCTTTAACCTGTATTGTGGCAGCAAGTGTTGTGTCTTCAGATATGACTTTTGCCGCTCGTCAGCGCAACTATAAGCCCGATGAATTCCGATCTGTATTACGTGGATTGGGTTATAACGTTAAGGTTAAAAAAGATCCTCTGACTGATGAGGAAACTAAAAAGGCTATCACTGAATTTCAAACAGGCTACAAGTTAAAGGTGGATGGGAAAGCAGGTCCCCAAACCCAAGATCAAGCTGCTATGATTGTGCAAATTTTGCAAGCTAATTTGAATACTGTACTTAAACCAAAAACTCTACTTCCTCGTGATCAATTCTACAGTCCCCAGTTAGAAGAGTTGGTAAAGGAGTACCAGAAAAAACATCAACTCTCAGAAACTGGGATTGCTGATTTACAACTTCGTCAAAAAATAAATGAAGAAGTTAAAACTATCATTACCAAACCAGTAACTAAACCCGAACCAACAGTTACACCAACAGCTAAACCAACAGTTACACCAACAGCTAAACCAACGGCTAAACCAACAGTTAAACCAACGACTAAACCAACGACTAAACCAACAGTTAAACCAACAGTTAAACCAACAGTTAAACCAACGGCTACAGCTACGCCTACACCTACACCAACGGCTACACCTACACTTACACCTACACCGTAA
- a CDS encoding biliverdin-producing heme oxygenase encodes MNSNLASKLRVGTKKAHTMAENVGFVKCFLKGVVEKNSYRKLVANFYFIYSAMEEEMEKHKHHPILSKIYFPELNRKHTLEQDLHYYYGYNWREQIKLSPAGAAYVNRIREISATEPELLIAHSYTRYLGDLSGGQILKGIAQTAMKLGEGEGTAFYEFADITDEKAFKAKYRANLDAMPIDDTTGDRITEEANAAFGVNMKMFQELEGNLIKAIGIMVYNAMTRKRTKGSTELVTAE; translated from the coding sequence ATGAACAGCAATTTAGCAAGCAAATTACGTGTAGGTACAAAAAAAGCACACACCATGGCAGAAAATGTGGGTTTTGTCAAGTGTTTTTTAAAGGGAGTTGTGGAGAAAAACTCTTACCGCAAGTTGGTTGCTAACTTTTACTTCATTTACTCCGCTATGGAAGAGGAAATGGAAAAACACAAGCATCACCCAATTTTAAGCAAAATTTACTTTCCCGAACTTAACCGCAAGCATACCTTAGAGCAAGACCTTCATTACTACTATGGTTACAATTGGCGAGAGCAAATCAAATTATCTCCTGCGGGTGCGGCTTATGTAAACCGGATTCGGGAAATTTCCGCCACTGAACCAGAATTATTAATTGCTCATTCCTATACCCGTTATCTAGGTGATTTGTCCGGGGGACAAATCCTCAAAGGTATTGCCCAAACTGCAATGAAGCTGGGTGAAGGTGAAGGAACTGCTTTTTATGAGTTTGCAGATATTACCGATGAGAAGGCATTTAAGGCTAAGTATAGAGCCAATTTAGATGCTATGCCTATTGATGATACTACAGGCGATCGCATTACCGAAGAAGCAAATGCCGCTTTTGGTGTGAACATGAAAATGTTCCAAGAGTTGGAAGGTAATCTAATTAAAGCGATCGGCATCATGGTTTATAATGCCATGACCCGAAAACGGACAAAAGGTAGCACTGAATTGGTAACTGCGGAATAA
- a CDS encoding chlorophyll a/b-binding protein yields MGNATKAANTPVATDRNGWRWGFTSEAEIWNGRLAMIGFSAAALIELFSGKGFLHFWGIL; encoded by the coding sequence ATGGGTAACGCAACAAAAGCAGCTAACACACCTGTAGCTACAGATCGCAACGGTTGGCGCTGGGGTTTTACATCTGAAGCAGAAATCTGGAATGGCCGTTTAGCAATGATTGGGTTTTCAGCAGCAGCTTTGATTGAACTATTTTCTGGTAAAGGCTTTCTCCACTTCTGGGGTATTCTTTAA
- a CDS encoding histidine kinase, with protein MLKQDVMQVSQDQPIYSEAPLQLLLFIDGRPQSRQQVQRIRAYLKELEAGYSFELQIIDVGEQPYLAEHFKLVATPALVKIHPEPQQTIAGTNIIPQLKICWPRWQTAVTTFLKLQEDSQECLDEKSQVIAPKSTIHSVATSAEAIQLGDEIFRLKQEKERLQEQLLFKDRVIAILAHDLRNPLTAAAIAIETLQSNYNPDTGEFLRLKPGLAIHLLKQARTQTRIIDRMIADLLQVGRGEDIELPIVPQRLQLGELCLQVLEELSDRYTAKSQTVETDIPQDLPYVYADPERIRQVLVNLLDNAIKYTPVGGIITVAGLHRTTQKVQFSVGDTGPGIPEENRDRIFENLFRLQRDRGTDGYGIGLCLCQRIIRAHYGQIWVDSSPHGGAWFHFTMPVYPS; from the coding sequence GTGCTGAAACAAGATGTCATGCAAGTTTCCCAGGATCAGCCTATTTATTCTGAGGCTCCACTCCAACTACTGCTGTTTATTGATGGGCGACCTCAGTCCCGTCAACAAGTGCAGCGAATTCGTGCTTACTTAAAAGAATTAGAGGCTGGGTATAGTTTTGAACTACAAATTATTGATGTTGGCGAACAACCCTATTTAGCGGAACATTTTAAGTTAGTAGCAACTCCTGCTTTGGTTAAAATTCATCCCGAACCTCAACAAACTATTGCTGGTACTAATATTATTCCGCAATTAAAAATCTGCTGGCCGCGTTGGCAAACCGCTGTCACCACTTTTTTGAAGTTACAGGAAGATTCCCAAGAATGTTTGGATGAGAAGAGTCAGGTGATTGCGCCTAAGTCTACCATTCATTCTGTTGCTACTTCGGCGGAGGCAATTCAACTAGGGGATGAAATTTTTCGTCTGAAGCAGGAAAAGGAGAGACTGCAAGAACAGCTACTGTTTAAAGACCGAGTGATTGCCATTTTAGCCCATGATCTTCGCAATCCTCTGACGGCGGCGGCGATCGCTATTGAAACTCTTCAATCTAATTACAATCCAGATACGGGGGAATTTCTCCGCCTGAAACCAGGACTGGCTATACATTTATTAAAACAGGCCCGGACACAAACACGGATTATTGATCGGATGATTGCTGATTTGTTACAGGTCGGGCGGGGTGAGGATATAGAATTGCCAATTGTACCACAAAGGTTACAATTGGGGGAATTGTGTTTACAAGTATTAGAGGAATTGAGCGATCGCTACACAGCTAAATCCCAAACGGTAGAAACAGATATTCCCCAAGATTTACCCTATGTATATGCTGATCCTGAACGCATTCGGCAAGTCCTAGTTAATCTTTTAGATAACGCCATCAAATATACACCTGTTGGTGGTATTATCACTGTAGCCGGATTACATCGGACTACCCAAAAAGTTCAATTTAGTGTTGGTGATACAGGACCAGGGATTCCCGAAGAAAACCGCGATCGCATTTTTGAGAATCTTTTCCGTCTCCAGCGCGATCGAGGCACAGATGGATATGGAATTGGTCTTTGTTTATGTCAACGCATTATCCGCGCCCATTACGGTCAAATTTGGGTAGATTCATCTCCCCACGGTGGTGCATGGTTTCATTTTACAATGCCAGTATATCCATCGTGA
- the glmM gene encoding phosphoglucosamine mutase, whose product MVSSMARNQGCISEVEKSGVFNSIPLPTNALFGTDGIRGKVGDLLNAPLALQVGFWAGVVLRNYATVPGPIILGQDSRNSSDMLAMALSAGLTAAGLEVWYLGLCPTPCVAYLSSITDAIGGIMISASHNPPEDNGIKIFDAQGGKLSKALQGEIEAGLRGQLSPDLSINNCGRHYSRTELIKTYSQSIQTPLASGLTLQGMKIVLDLAWGAAVGLAPAVFTEMGAEVICLHNEADGDRINVNCGSTHLDILQAAVVANQADMGFAFDGDADRVLAVDNTGRSVNGDYILYLWGRHLQQKQQLPDNLIVSTVMANLGFERAWQQIGGRLIRTAVGDQYVQAEMQKTGGMLGGEQSGHILCSHYAMTGDGLLTALHIAAVVKEANLSLGEMVDQSFQTYPQILRNVRVLDRERRLGWESCQPVQQAIAKAEVAMGDNGRVLVRASGTEPVIRVMVEAANAELVHHWTNELVSKVEEHLA is encoded by the coding sequence ATGGTTTCATCAATGGCTCGAAATCAAGGCTGTATTTCCGAAGTTGAGAAGAGTGGGGTGTTTAATTCCATACCACTGCCAACTAATGCTTTATTTGGTACGGATGGCATTCGTGGCAAGGTGGGAGACTTACTGAATGCGCCTTTGGCTTTACAAGTGGGTTTTTGGGCGGGGGTTGTCCTCCGTAATTATGCGACTGTTCCCGGTCCAATTATTCTGGGACAAGATTCCAGAAATTCCAGTGATATGTTAGCAATGGCTTTGAGCGCCGGGTTAACTGCTGCTGGTTTGGAAGTGTGGTATTTAGGATTATGTCCTACACCTTGTGTAGCCTATTTGTCCAGCATCACCGATGCCATTGGGGGAATCATGATTTCCGCCAGCCACAATCCTCCAGAAGACAATGGAATTAAAATCTTTGATGCCCAGGGTGGTAAGTTATCTAAAGCCCTACAAGGTGAAATTGAGGCGGGATTACGAGGTCAATTATCCCCCGATTTGAGCATAAATAATTGCGGTAGACATTATTCCCGAACAGAGTTAATTAAAACATATAGCCAGTCTATCCAAACACCTTTAGCATCTGGACTGACTCTCCAAGGCATGAAGATTGTTTTAGATTTAGCTTGGGGTGCAGCGGTGGGTTTAGCACCGGCGGTATTTACAGAAATGGGTGCGGAGGTCATTTGTTTACATAATGAAGCTGATGGCGATCGCATTAATGTTAATTGCGGTTCTACACATTTGGATATTCTCCAAGCCGCTGTAGTCGCCAATCAAGCCGATATGGGTTTTGCTTTTGACGGCGATGCAGATCGGGTTTTAGCTGTGGATAATACGGGCAGATCCGTTAATGGTGATTACATTCTTTACCTGTGGGGTCGCCATTTACAACAAAAACAACAACTCCCAGATAATCTGATAGTTTCCACTGTTATGGCTAATTTAGGCTTTGAAAGAGCTTGGCAACAAATAGGTGGTAGATTAATTCGTACCGCTGTTGGTGATCAATATGTGCAAGCGGAAATGCAGAAAACTGGGGGAATGTTGGGAGGAGAACAATCGGGACATATCCTGTGTAGTCATTATGCCATGACTGGAGATGGTTTATTAACAGCTTTGCATATTGCAGCGGTGGTGAAAGAGGCTAATCTTTCTTTGGGAGAAATGGTAGATCAAAGTTTCCAAACCTATCCCCAAATCTTACGGAATGTGCGAGTATTAGATCGGGAACGACGGTTAGGATGGGAAAGTTGTCAACCTGTGCAACAAGCGATCGCTAAAGCCGAAGTAGCAATGGGTGATAATGGCAGAGTCCTCGTCCGGGCTTCGGGAACAGAACCTGTAATTAGAGTCATGGTAGAAGCCGCTAACGCTGAACTTGTCCACCATTGGACAAATGAATTAGTCTCAAAAGTTGAGGAACACCTGGCTTAA
- a CDS encoding IS110 family transposase — translation MDYISQWVGIDVSKATLDVYIRPMGKAFQFANTETEIANLVKQLQSNDLNLIVLEATGGLETELIIQLQAALLPVALINPRQGRDFAKATGKLAKTDAIDAQILAHFGEAMKPEVLAIESEMSRQLGELISRRRQLVEMSTAEKNRRDRARGKALTDIESHIDYLEQHLQQLNQEIETLTQNNQQWIDKVNLLKTTPGIGQVISTTLVSDLPELGQLTAKQISRLVGVAPINHDSGQHKGKRMINGGRAHVRAILYMGAVVAMRHNPVIKTFYERLVERGKPKKLAITACVHKMLVILNAMIRDHLPWSISQDSQPISA, via the coding sequence ATGGATTATATCTCCCAATGGGTAGGCATTGACGTAAGTAAAGCAACACTTGATGTTTATATCCGTCCAATGGGTAAAGCATTTCAATTTGCTAATACTGAAACAGAAATAGCTAATCTAGTTAAGCAACTTCAATCTAACGATTTAAACCTAATCGTACTGGAAGCAACAGGAGGACTAGAAACAGAATTAATCATTCAATTGCAAGCGGCTCTTTTACCAGTAGCATTAATCAATCCTCGTCAGGGAAGAGACTTTGCTAAAGCTACAGGTAAGTTAGCCAAAACCGATGCCATTGATGCACAGATTTTGGCGCATTTCGGTGAAGCAATGAAACCGGAGGTGTTAGCAATCGAAAGTGAAATGTCACGTCAATTAGGCGAATTAATTAGTCGCCGAAGACAATTAGTAGAAATGTCTACAGCGGAAAAGAATCGCCGTGACCGCGCTCGTGGTAAAGCTTTGACAGATATTGAATCCCATATTGATTATCTTGAGCAACATCTTCAACAACTCAATCAAGAAATTGAGACGTTGACCCAAAATAATCAACAATGGATTGATAAAGTCAATCTACTCAAAACTACTCCTGGCATTGGTCAAGTAATTTCTACCACTTTAGTTTCTGACTTACCAGAATTAGGTCAATTAACTGCCAAACAAATCTCTCGCTTAGTTGGTGTTGCACCAATTAATCATGATAGTGGTCAGCACAAAGGTAAGCGCATGATTAATGGTGGTCGCGCCCATGTTCGTGCCATTCTTTATATGGGTGCTGTTGTTGCCATGCGTCATAATCCTGTTATCAAAACTTTTTATGAGCGCTTGGTTGAACGTGGTAAACCCAAAAAATTGGCCATTACTGCTTGCGTTCATAAAATGTTAGTTATTTTAAATGCGATGATTCGAGATCATCTTCCTTGGTCTATTTCTCAAGACTCACAACCAATTTCTGCATAA
- a CDS encoding AAA-like domain-containing protein encodes MVYFFSHWKKRCVFSLNLYTSIINSDLPMRIDSTQALKLRSLGLIEFKGNDVQCLCNLYRFYFQERI; translated from the coding sequence TTGGTTTATTTTTTCTCTCACTGGAAGAAGAGATGCGTTTTTAGCTTAAACCTTTACACATCTATAATTAATAGTGATCTTCCTATGAGAATAGATTCTACTCAAGCTTTAAAATTACGCAGTTTGGGGTTAATTGAATTTAAAGGAAATGATGTGCAATGTCTTTGTAATTTATATCGTTTTTATTTTCAAGAACGTATATAG
- a CDS encoding YdcF family protein, with amino-acid sequence MFLYLSKIIPLFFYPLGLASVSLIVALITLRKHPRIATIAISLSLALLLVCSNAWVAKSLVRSLEWQNIPTPQIPNAEAIVVLGGATRSPTWPRVMADLNEAGDRVIYAAQLYFQKKAPIIILSGGRIDWRGSGSPESADMAAILTSIGVPAEAIIQEPNSLNTYENAVNVRKILETRQIKKVLLVTSATHTPRSLKIFQRQGINVIPAPTDFLVSQGELQELTNTPKAAILNLLPDTDNLDQFTSALKEYIGTFIYSLRGWL; translated from the coding sequence ATGTTTTTATACTTATCTAAAATCATCCCCCTATTTTTTTACCCGTTAGGATTGGCAAGTGTAAGTTTAATAGTAGCTTTAATCACCTTACGAAAACATCCCCGCATTGCGACTATCGCCATTTCCTTATCCTTAGCTTTGTTGCTAGTTTGTAGCAATGCCTGGGTCGCCAAATCCTTAGTCCGCAGCTTAGAATGGCAAAACATCCCCACTCCACAAATCCCCAACGCTGAAGCCATTGTCGTCTTAGGAGGTGCAACCAGATCACCAACTTGGCCCAGGGTAATGGCAGATTTAAACGAAGCAGGCGATCGCGTAATTTATGCAGCCCAACTCTATTTTCAGAAAAAAGCCCCTATAATTATCCTGAGTGGCGGTCGCATTGATTGGCGCGGTAGTGGTTCTCCAGAATCAGCAGACATGGCAGCTATTCTCACATCCATTGGTGTTCCGGCTGAAGCCATTATTCAAGAACCCAATTCCCTCAATACTTATGAGAACGCTGTCAACGTCCGTAAAATCCTCGAAACTCGTCAAATTAAAAAAGTATTATTAGTCACTTCAGCAACACATACACCCCGATCTTTGAAAATTTTTCAACGTCAAGGTATTAATGTCATTCCCGCACCCACCGATTTTCTAGTTAGTCAAGGGGAACTTCAAGAACTTACCAACACTCCCAAAGCCGCAATTCTCAATTTATTACCTGATACCGATAATTTAGATCAATTCACAAGTGCATTAAAAGAATATATTGGCACTTTTATTTATAGCCTGCGAGGTTGGTTATAG